Proteins encoded together in one Streptomyces sp. NA04227 window:
- the sdhA gene encoding succinate dehydrogenase flavoprotein subunit translates to MKIHKYDTVIVGAGGAGMRAAIEATKRSRTAVLTKLYPTRSHTGAAQGGMAAALANVEEDNWEWHTFDTVKGGDYLVDQDAAEILAKEAIDAVLDLEKMGLPFNRTPDGTIDQRRFGGHSRNHGEAPVRRSCYAADRTGHMILQTLYQNCVKEGVEFFNEFYVLDQLITEVDGVKKSAGVVAYELATGEIHIFQAKAVIYASGGTGKFFKVSSNAHTLTGDGQAACYRRGLPLEDMEFFQFHPTGIWRMGILLTEGARGEGGILRNKDGERFMEKYAPVMKDLASRDVVSRSIYTEIREGRGCGPEGDHVYLDLTHLPPEQLDAKLPDITEFARTYLGIEPYTDPIPIQPTAHYAMGGIPTNVEGEVLSDNVTVVPGLYAAGEVACVSVHGANRLGTNSLLDINVFGRRAGIAAAEYAAKHDFVELPEDPASLVQSQVERLLTATGTERVAEIRKELQETMDANVMVFRTEQTIKTAVEKVGELRERYKNVSVQDKGKRFNTDLLEAIELGNLLDLAEVMAISALARKESRGGHYREDFPNRDDINFMRHTMAYREVGDDGTETVRLDYKPVVQTRYQPMERKY, encoded by the coding sequence ATGAAGATCCACAAGTACGACACCGTCATCGTCGGCGCCGGCGGCGCGGGCATGCGTGCCGCCATCGAGGCGACGAAGCGCAGCCGCACCGCTGTCCTGACGAAGCTGTACCCGACCCGCTCCCACACGGGCGCCGCGCAGGGCGGCATGGCCGCCGCGCTCGCCAACGTGGAGGAGGACAACTGGGAGTGGCACACCTTCGACACGGTCAAGGGCGGTGACTACCTGGTCGACCAGGACGCCGCGGAGATCCTGGCGAAGGAGGCCATCGACGCCGTCCTCGACCTGGAGAAGATGGGCCTGCCGTTCAACCGGACCCCGGACGGCACCATCGACCAGCGCCGCTTCGGCGGCCACTCGCGCAACCACGGCGAGGCCCCGGTGCGCCGGTCCTGCTACGCCGCGGACCGCACCGGCCACATGATCCTCCAGACGCTGTACCAGAACTGCGTCAAGGAAGGCGTGGAGTTCTTCAACGAGTTCTACGTCCTGGACCAGCTCATCACCGAGGTCGACGGCGTCAAGAAGTCGGCCGGTGTGGTCGCCTACGAGCTGGCCACCGGCGAGATCCACATCTTCCAGGCCAAGGCGGTCATCTACGCCTCCGGCGGCACCGGCAAGTTCTTCAAGGTGTCCTCCAACGCGCACACCCTCACCGGCGACGGCCAGGCGGCCTGCTACCGGCGCGGACTGCCGCTGGAGGACATGGAGTTCTTCCAGTTCCACCCGACCGGCATCTGGCGCATGGGCATCCTGCTCACCGAGGGCGCCCGCGGCGAGGGCGGCATCCTGCGCAACAAGGACGGTGAGCGCTTCATGGAGAAGTACGCGCCCGTCATGAAGGACCTCGCCTCCCGCGACGTCGTCTCGCGCTCCATCTACACCGAGATCCGTGAGGGCCGCGGCTGCGGTCCCGAGGGCGACCACGTCTACCTCGACCTCACGCACCTCCCGCCGGAGCAACTCGACGCCAAGCTCCCGGACATCACCGAGTTCGCCCGGACCTACCTCGGTATCGAGCCCTACACGGACCCGATTCCGATCCAGCCCACCGCGCACTACGCGATGGGCGGCATCCCGACGAACGTCGAGGGTGAGGTCCTCTCGGACAACGTCACCGTGGTGCCCGGCCTGTACGCCGCCGGTGAGGTGGCCTGCGTGTCGGTGCACGGCGCCAACCGCCTGGGCACCAACTCGCTGCTCGACATCAACGTCTTCGGCCGCCGGGCGGGCATCGCCGCCGCCGAGTACGCCGCGAAGCACGACTTCGTCGAGCTGCCGGAGGACCCCGCCTCGCTGGTGCAGAGCCAGGTCGAGCGGCTGCTCACCGCCACGGGCACCGAGCGGGTCGCGGAGATCCGCAAGGAGCTGCAGGAGACCATGGACGCCAACGTCATGGTGTTCCGCACCGAGCAGACCATCAAGACGGCCGTCGAGAAGGTCGGCGAGCTGCGTGAGCGCTACAAGAACGTGTCCGTCCAGGACAAGGGCAAGCGCTTCAACACCGACCTCTTGGAGGCCATCGAGCTGGGCAACCTGCTCGACCTGGCCGAGGTGATGGCGATTTCCGCTCTGGCGCGCAAGGAGTCCCGCGGCGGTCACTACCGCGAGGACTTCCCCAACCGCGACGACATCAACTTCATGCGCCACACCATGGCGTACCGCGAGGTCGGCGACGACGGCACCGAGACCGTCCGTCTCGACTACAAGCCGGTCGTCCAGACCCGCTACCAGCCGATGGAGCGTAAGTACTGA
- a CDS encoding succinate dehydrogenase hydrophobic membrane anchor subunit: MSDTTIQKSGVGSVEGASLYDSEHPAPLIEAPRKRTAKTPRSTRGNFEMYGWLFMRLSGIVLVVLVLGHLLIQLYLDGGVSRIGFAFVAGRWASPWWQAWDLAMLWLATLHGSNGLRTIINDYAERTGTRLWLKGLLYTATVWTILLGTLVIFTFDPNIR, encoded by the coding sequence ATGTCCGACACCACGATCCAGAAGTCCGGCGTGGGCTCGGTCGAGGGCGCCTCGCTCTACGACTCCGAGCACCCGGCTCCGCTCATCGAGGCGCCGCGCAAGCGCACCGCGAAGACGCCGCGTTCGACCCGCGGCAACTTCGAGATGTACGGCTGGCTGTTCATGCGCCTGTCCGGCATCGTCCTGGTCGTCCTCGTCCTCGGGCACCTGCTGATCCAGCTCTACCTCGACGGTGGCGTCTCCAGGATCGGTTTCGCCTTCGTGGCCGGCCGCTGGGCCTCGCCGTGGTGGCAGGCCTGGGACCTCGCCATGCTGTGGCTCGCGACGCTGCACGGCTCCAACGGCCTGCGCACCATCATCAACGACTACGCCGAGCGCACGGGCACCCGCCTGTGGCTCAAGGGCCTTCTTTACACCGCCACGGTGTGGACGATCCTGCTGGGCACGCTGGTGATCTTCACCTTCGACCCGAACATCCGCTAG
- the sdhC gene encoding succinate dehydrogenase, cytochrome b556 subunit, with product MPAGTLYRGREGMWSWVAHRVTGVLIFFFLFVHVLDTALVRVSPEAYDEVIATYKTPIVGLMEYGLVAAVLFHALNGLRIIAVDFWSKGPRYQKQMLWTAVGIWVVLMAGSVYPVLGHVFAELFGS from the coding sequence GTGCCGGCTGGAACGCTGTACCGCGGCCGGGAAGGAATGTGGTCCTGGGTGGCTCATCGAGTCACCGGCGTCCTCATCTTCTTCTTCCTGTTCGTTCACGTACTGGACACCGCGCTCGTGCGTGTCTCCCCTGAGGCGTACGACGAGGTCATCGCCACCTACAAGACGCCGATCGTCGGGCTCATGGAATACGGGCTCGTGGCCGCCGTTCTCTTCCACGCTCTGAACGGTCTGCGCATCATCGCCGTCGACTTCTGGTCGAAGGGCCCGCGCTACCAGAAGCAGATGCTGTGGACGGCCGTCGGTATCTGGGTCGTGCTGATGGCCGGTTCGGTGTACCCCGTTCTCGGCCACGTCTTCGCCGAACTGTTCGGGAGCTGA
- a CDS encoding 2-oxo-4-hydroxy-4-carboxy-5-ureidoimidazoline decarboxylase — protein MPTQTDGNRRPRGLDRFNSLTVAAAESSLLTCLSSLHWARRVASHRPYPDLDALHAAADEATYDLNPRDIAAALAREPRTAPPPRASHLTAHTALTAAHDVYEQRFGHAFVICPDDFPAEEVLDQVLHSIRSRLSNDPEEERVLAAEELRRLARGRITRLMHALGEAMDAQESPETGRPDSPYVPV, from the coding sequence ATACCCACGCAGACCGATGGCAACCGGCGCCCGCGTGGCCTCGATCGCTTCAACTCCCTGACGGTCGCGGCCGCGGAGAGTTCTCTCCTCACCTGCCTGTCGAGCCTGCACTGGGCGCGCCGGGTCGCCTCCCATCGCCCCTACCCGGATCTCGACGCCCTGCACGCCGCGGCCGACGAAGCGACGTACGACCTCAACCCCCGTGACATCGCGGCCGCACTGGCCCGCGAACCGCGCACCGCCCCGCCGCCTCGCGCAAGTCATCTGACCGCGCACACCGCGCTGACCGCCGCGCACGACGTGTACGAGCAGCGCTTCGGGCACGCGTTCGTCATCTGTCCGGACGACTTTCCCGCCGAAGAGGTACTGGATCAGGTCCTGCACAGCATCCGGTCACGGCTGAGCAACGATCCCGAGGAGGAACGGGTGCTGGCCGCGGAGGAGCTGCGCAGGCTCGCCCGTGGCCGGATCACGCGCCTGATGCACGCACTGGGAGAGGCCATGGACGCACAGGAATCGCCGGAAACCGGACGGCCCGATAGCCCGTACGTGCCTGTTTAG
- a CDS encoding glycoside hydrolase family 20 protein yields MSRSAGPGVGPRRGAARRGPLLLVVAALMVLAVAGCSDDGGKKDEGSTGGRTSGPATAEARTPSPERSYPLSKRPRVIPAVSEFKAARGPGWKPGKQGRVVVGDGALADEGRLIASELGLDYAGDEDARSGDVELVLDDGVKGGSEAYTMTVGGGKVRIAGSADAGVFYGTRTLKQEVRGGGSAPEGEVHDVPAKPQRGFMLDIARKHFSADWIEQRLREMGDLKLNQFGLHFSDDQAFRIASDSHPEVVSDPHLTKAQVRDILKVAASRHITVVPEIDSPGHLGAVLKAHPQLQLTSASGSPVQGTIDIADPAAGKLVDELLDEYKGLFKGRYWHLGADEYLALMSANPEASYPQLAAAAREKYGPNGRVQDLATGWLNDRAKTVRGGNRQLRAWNDGFFTGGQVAPAKDLHVAYWTGKEAGKREPVSFLAEGRRLVNYNDEYLYYVLGQPNQFVYPTGERIYKEWTPRVIRGTSPVPAKYDKQILGGSFAVWCDLAGSQTQDQVAAGIRLPLAAVSQKLWDAGPPPLTWGQFVRLADRVD; encoded by the coding sequence ATGAGCCGCTCCGCGGGCCCCGGCGTCGGGCCGCGCCGAGGCGCCGCCCGACGCGGACCGCTGCTCCTGGTGGTCGCCGCTCTGATGGTTCTCGCCGTCGCGGGGTGCTCGGACGACGGTGGGAAGAAGGACGAGGGGAGCACCGGCGGCCGGACCTCGGGACCGGCCACGGCCGAGGCGCGGACTCCTTCGCCGGAGCGCTCCTACCCGTTGTCGAAGCGGCCCCGAGTCATTCCCGCGGTCAGTGAGTTCAAGGCCGCGCGCGGGCCCGGCTGGAAGCCCGGCAAGCAGGGGCGCGTCGTCGTGGGCGACGGGGCGCTCGCGGACGAGGGGCGGCTGATCGCCTCCGAACTCGGCCTGGACTACGCCGGGGACGAGGACGCCCGCTCCGGCGACGTGGAACTCGTCCTCGACGACGGCGTCAAGGGTGGCTCCGAGGCCTACACCATGACCGTCGGGGGCGGGAAGGTACGCATCGCCGGGTCCGCCGACGCGGGAGTCTTCTACGGCACCCGGACCCTCAAGCAGGAGGTGCGCGGCGGGGGCAGCGCTCCCGAGGGCGAGGTGCACGACGTGCCCGCCAAGCCCCAGCGCGGTTTCATGCTGGACATCGCCCGCAAGCACTTCTCCGCGGACTGGATCGAACAGCGGCTGCGCGAGATGGGCGACCTGAAGCTCAATCAGTTCGGTCTGCACTTCTCCGACGACCAGGCCTTCCGGATCGCCTCCGACTCGCACCCTGAAGTCGTCTCCGATCCGCATCTGACCAAGGCGCAGGTGCGCGACATCCTGAAGGTGGCGGCGAGCCGGCACATCACGGTGGTGCCGGAGATCGACTCGCCCGGCCACCTGGGCGCCGTGCTCAAGGCGCATCCGCAGCTCCAGCTCACCAGCGCCTCGGGCAGCCCCGTACAGGGCACGATCGACATCGCGGACCCGGCGGCGGGCAAGCTGGTCGACGAACTCCTCGACGAGTACAAGGGCCTCTTCAAGGGGCGCTACTGGCACCTGGGCGCCGACGAGTACCTCGCCCTGATGTCCGCGAACCCGGAGGCCTCTTACCCCCAACTGGCCGCCGCCGCGCGCGAGAAGTACGGGCCGAACGGACGCGTCCAGGACCTGGCGACCGGCTGGCTCAACGATCGCGCCAAGACGGTGCGCGGCGGCAACCGTCAACTGCGCGCGTGGAACGACGGGTTCTTCACCGGCGGCCAGGTGGCGCCCGCGAAGGATCTGCATGTCGCCTACTGGACCGGCAAGGAGGCCGGAAAGCGCGAACCGGTCTCCTTCCTCGCCGAGGGCCGCAGGCTCGTCAACTACAACGACGAGTACCTGTACTACGTCCTCGGGCAGCCGAATCAGTTCGTGTATCCGACGGGTGAGCGCATCTACAAGGAGTGGACGCCGCGGGTGATCCGGGGTACCAGCCCGGTTCCCGCGAAGTACGACAAGCAGATCCTCGGCGGCAGTTTCGCCGTCTGGTGCGACCTCGCGGGGTCGCAGACCCAGGACCAGGTGGCGGCGGGGATCCGGCTGCCGCTGGCAGCCGTCTCGCAGAAGCTCTGGGACGCGGGTCCACCGCCGCTCACCTGGGGACAGTTCGTCCGGCTCGCCGACCGGGTGGACTGA
- a CDS encoding META domain-containing protein, whose protein sequence is MRAPYALAALLALPALGACGSEKADGGAGSRTVGGDVAVTKTRWTPRTVTVDDRAYTVPPKTDAYVRFKPGKTPGAGGNSGGSTGCNQLGADVALAGDRLTVSDIAMTKMGCLGALGRFEERFVEVFHGELRAELSADGRDLTLSKDNGDSITFRAAGK, encoded by the coding sequence ATGCGTGCTCCGTACGCGCTCGCTGCCCTGCTCGCCCTCCCCGCGCTCGGCGCCTGCGGCAGCGAGAAGGCGGACGGCGGCGCCGGAAGCCGGACCGTGGGCGGCGACGTGGCCGTGACCAAGACCCGCTGGACACCGAGGACCGTGACCGTCGACGACCGCGCGTACACCGTGCCGCCGAAGACCGACGCGTACGTCCGCTTCAAGCCCGGCAAGACGCCGGGAGCGGGCGGCAATTCGGGCGGCAGCACGGGCTGCAACCAACTCGGGGCCGATGTCGCGCTCGCCGGTGACAGGCTCACCGTCTCCGACATCGCGATGACCAAGATGGGCTGCCTCGGCGCTCTCGGCCGGTTCGAGGAGAGGTTCGTCGAGGTCTTCCACGGCGAACTGCGGGCGGAACTCTCCGCCGACGGCCGCGACCTCACCCTCAGCAAGGACAACGGCGACAGCATCACCTTCCGCGCCGCGGGAAAGTGA
- a CDS encoding GNAT family N-acetyltransferase — protein MSDTYSSVPEPNGREEESRPRGRGRPDAAGAASDGEPRCPEGATAADGFLVLDAAAVTSDPALEAEFVPAAHRILAELVADGAPLGWVEPPSPEEIAELLGKVLAAASRGDAALRAVYLEGRLVALGYWLRYARATNLPHADIEKIAVAASAHGRGLGRALTTALVRDAERAGIEVLTLDARGDNHRALNLYRSLGFREYGHLPDFVAIGEQRWDKVFWMLDFRLARGGEAPVGRAHQGAAIP, from the coding sequence ATGAGCGACACCTATTCATCCGTGCCCGAACCGAACGGGCGCGAAGAGGAGTCGCGGCCGCGCGGACGGGGGCGGCCGGATGCCGCCGGGGCCGCTTCGGACGGGGAGCCGAGGTGTCCGGAAGGCGCCACTGCCGCGGACGGTTTTCTGGTGCTGGACGCCGCGGCGGTGACGTCCGACCCCGCGCTGGAGGCCGAGTTCGTTCCGGCCGCGCACCGGATTCTCGCCGAACTCGTCGCGGACGGGGCTCCGCTCGGCTGGGTGGAGCCGCCCTCGCCGGAGGAGATCGCGGAGCTGCTCGGCAAGGTGCTCGCCGCGGCGAGCCGGGGCGATGCCGCCTTGCGTGCGGTGTACCTGGAGGGGCGGCTCGTCGCTCTCGGGTACTGGCTGCGCTATGCCCGCGCGACCAACCTGCCGCACGCCGACATCGAGAAGATCGCGGTGGCCGCGTCCGCGCACGGTCGCGGCCTGGGCCGTGCTCTGACCACGGCCCTGGTCCGGGACGCGGAACGGGCCGGAATCGAGGTGCTCACCCTGGACGCCCGGGGTGACAACCACCGCGCACTGAACCTGTACCGCTCGCTCGGCTTCCGCGAGTACGGCCACCTGCCCGACTTCGTGGCCATCGGCGAGCAGCGCTGGGACAAGGTCTTCTGGATGCTCGATTTCCGTCTTGCCAGGGGAGGGGAAGCGCCCGTCGGAAGGGCACACCAGGGCGCGGCGATCCCATAG
- a CDS encoding RNA polymerase sigma factor, producing the protein MLGDDAELTAAVRAAQDGDETAFRTVYRAVHPRLLGYVRTLVGEPDAEDVTSEAWLQIARDLDRFEGDADRFRGWAARIARNRALDHIRMRGRRPAIGGDETELTGKPAESDTAGEAMESLSTSSTMSLIAQLPQDQAEAVVLRVVVGLDAKSAADTLGKRPGAVRTAAHRGLKRLAELLGTDPQKNGILDAVPPPREPHTSAVTSAGVTHSRTRTQKDM; encoded by the coding sequence GTGCTGGGGGACGACGCGGAACTGACCGCCGCGGTACGAGCGGCACAGGACGGAGACGAGACCGCGTTCCGTACTGTGTACCGCGCTGTGCACCCGCGGTTGCTCGGCTATGTCCGGACGCTGGTCGGCGAGCCCGACGCGGAGGACGTGACCTCCGAGGCGTGGCTGCAGATCGCCCGCGATCTCGACCGGTTCGAGGGTGACGCCGACAGATTCCGCGGCTGGGCGGCACGCATCGCCCGCAACCGCGCTCTCGATCACATACGGATGCGGGGCCGCAGGCCCGCCATCGGCGGCGACGAGACCGAACTCACCGGCAAGCCCGCCGAGTCCGACACCGCCGGCGAGGCGATGGAGTCGCTCAGCACCAGTTCCACCATGTCTCTCATAGCCCAGCTGCCCCAGGACCAGGCGGAGGCCGTGGTGCTGCGGGTGGTGGTCGGCCTCGACGCGAAGAGCGCGGCCGACACTCTCGGCAAACGACCCGGGGCGGTGCGCACGGCCGCGCACCGAGGCCTGAAACGGCTCGCCGAACTGCTCGGTACCGATCCGCAGAAAAACGGAATACTCGATGCCGTACCGCCACCCAGAGAGCCGCACACGAGTGCGGTGACGTCCGCCGGTGTGACGCATTCGCGTACGCGGACGCAGAAGGACATGTGA
- a CDS encoding L,D-transpeptidase family protein translates to MRATVIRRSLAATATLAVATVTGCTAQAVDSKGESTPIRTSPSEAPAQPQKAPAHKPAAQKPAVHKPAAPAVQADSKPAGQAPGTAQQAAARPAAPKPVMAPGSEGPKVRELQARLRQLKHFDRSPTGYYGSITANSVSAFQGAHGLTRTGKADLKTWLKVQDLTDVPTRDELYPPTTRQPAKPDSRCLKGRVLCISKTSRTLQWMVNGKVLAAMDVRFGSQYTPTREGEFSVFWKNKDHVSTLYDTPMPYAMFFSGGQAVHYSSDFAARGYNGASHGCVNVRDKKKIAALFDQVKTGDKVVVYK, encoded by the coding sequence ATGCGTGCAACCGTCATTCGCCGGTCACTCGCGGCCACGGCGACGCTCGCCGTCGCCACGGTGACCGGGTGCACGGCACAGGCAGTCGACTCCAAGGGCGAAAGCACGCCCATACGCACCTCGCCGAGCGAGGCTCCGGCGCAACCGCAGAAGGCACCGGCACACAAGCCTGCCGCGCAGAAGCCCGCGGTGCACAAACCCGCGGCACCGGCAGTCCAGGCAGACAGCAAGCCCGCCGGGCAGGCGCCCGGCACCGCACAGCAGGCCGCCGCGCGCCCCGCGGCGCCCAAGCCGGTGATGGCCCCCGGCTCCGAAGGCCCCAAGGTGCGTGAACTGCAGGCCCGGCTGCGCCAGTTGAAGCACTTCGACCGCTCCCCCACCGGCTACTACGGTTCGATCACCGCGAACTCCGTGTCCGCGTTCCAGGGCGCGCACGGTCTCACCCGTACCGGCAAGGCGGATCTCAAAACCTGGCTGAAGGTGCAGGACCTCACCGACGTACCCACCCGGGACGAGCTCTACCCGCCGACCACCAGGCAGCCCGCGAAGCCGGACTCGCGCTGCCTGAAGGGGCGGGTGCTCTGCATCAGCAAGACGAGCCGGACGCTGCAGTGGATGGTCAACGGCAAGGTGCTCGCGGCCATGGACGTGCGCTTCGGCTCGCAGTACACGCCGACCCGTGAGGGCGAGTTCAGCGTGTTCTGGAAGAACAAGGACCACGTGTCGACCCTCTACGACACCCCGATGCCCTACGCGATGTTCTTCAGCGGGGGCCAGGCGGTGCACTACTCCTCCGATTTCGCGGCTCGGGGATACAACGGCGCTTCCCACGGCTGCGTGAACGTGCGCGACAAGAAGAAGATCGCCGCCCTCTTCGACCAGGTGAAGACCGGCGACAAGGTGGTCGTCTACAAGTAG
- a CDS encoding methylmalonyl-CoA mutase, with protein MARESESGLPIQPVYGPPDLEDWDPAPKLGEPGAYPFTRGVYPSMYTGRPWTMRQYAGFGTAVESNARYKQLIAHGTMGLSVAFDLPTQMGHDSDAPLAHGEVGKVGVAIDSLEDMRVLFDGIPLDKVSTSMTINAPGALLLLLYQLVGEEQSVPADKLTGTIQNDVLKEYIARGTYIFPPKPSLRLVADTFRYCQAEIPKWNTISISGYHMAEAGASPMQEIAFTLANGIAYVRTAIAAGMDVDDFAPRLSFFFVARTTLLEEVAKFRAARRIWARVMREEFGAENPKSLMLRFHTQTAGVQLTAQQPEVNLVRVAVQGLAAVLGGTQSLHTNAFDEAIALPTDKSARLALRTQQVLAHETDVTATVDPFAGSYAVERMTDDVEAAAVELMTRIEELGGAVGAIERGFQKDEIEDSAYRIAQQTDSGERVVVGLNRYSLDVEEPYAPLRVDPAIEAQQAQRLAELRATRDQAVVEATLAELRRAAEGTDNVLYPMKEALRAHATVGEVCNALREVWGTYVPSHAF; from the coding sequence ATGGCGCGCGAGTCCGAGTCGGGACTGCCCATCCAGCCGGTCTACGGCCCCCCGGACCTCGAGGACTGGGACCCCGCCCCGAAGTTGGGAGAGCCCGGCGCCTACCCGTTCACGCGCGGGGTGTATCCGTCCATGTACACGGGCCGTCCATGGACGATGCGCCAGTACGCAGGCTTCGGTACGGCCGTCGAGTCCAACGCCCGCTACAAGCAGCTCATCGCCCACGGCACGATGGGCCTGTCCGTCGCCTTCGACCTGCCCACACAGATGGGCCACGACTCCGACGCCCCCCTCGCCCACGGCGAAGTCGGCAAGGTGGGAGTGGCGATCGACTCCCTCGAGGACATGCGGGTCCTGTTCGACGGGATTCCCCTGGACAAGGTCTCCACCTCGATGACCATCAACGCCCCCGGCGCCCTCCTGCTGCTCCTCTACCAACTCGTCGGCGAGGAACAGTCAGTACCCGCGGACAAGCTGACCGGCACCATCCAGAACGACGTCCTCAAGGAGTACATCGCCCGCGGAACTTATATCTTTCCTCCCAAACCATCCCTCCGTCTCGTCGCCGACACCTTTCGGTACTGCCAGGCCGAGATCCCGAAGTGGAACACCATCTCGATCTCCGGCTACCACATGGCCGAAGCCGGGGCCTCTCCCATGCAGGAGATCGCGTTCACCCTCGCCAACGGCATCGCGTACGTACGGACCGCCATCGCCGCGGGCATGGACGTCGACGACTTCGCCCCACGCCTCTCCTTCTTCTTCGTCGCCCGTACGACCCTTCTCGAAGAGGTCGCCAAGTTCCGTGCCGCCCGGCGAATCTGGGCCCGGGTGATGCGCGAGGAGTTCGGTGCCGAGAACCCCAAGTCACTGATGCTGCGCTTCCACACCCAGACCGCGGGCGTCCAGCTCACGGCACAGCAGCCCGAAGTGAACCTCGTACGAGTCGCCGTCCAAGGCCTGGCGGCCGTCCTCGGTGGCACCCAGTCGCTGCACACCAACGCCTTCGACGAGGCGATCGCCCTGCCCACGGACAAGTCCGCGCGCCTGGCCCTGCGCACCCAGCAGGTACTCGCCCACGAGACCGACGTCACCGCCACGGTCGACCCCTTCGCGGGCTCCTACGCCGTCGAGAGGATGACCGACGACGTAGAGGCCGCCGCCGTCGAACTCATGACCAGGATCGAGGAACTCGGCGGCGCTGTCGGCGCCATCGAACGCGGCTTCCAGAAGGACGAGATCGAAGACAGCGCCTACCGCATCGCGCAGCAGACCGACTCCGGCGAACGCGTCGTCGTGGGCCTCAACCGCTACTCCCTCGACGTCGAGGAGCCCTACGCACCCCTCCGGGTCGACCCCGCCATCGAGGCCCAGCAGGCACAGCGGCTGGCCGAACTCCGTGCCACACGTGACCAGGCCGTGGTGGAGGCGACCCTCGCCGAGCTGAGGCGAGCAGCCGAAGGCACCGACAACGTCCTCTATCCGATGAAGGAAGCCCTCAGAGCCCACGCCACCGTCGGCGAGGTCTGCAACGCACTGCGCGAAGTGTGGGGGACATACGTGCCGAGCCACGCCTTCTGA
- the leuE gene encoding leucine efflux protein LeuE has product MLGVTDLPTYLAGLVLIVLLPGPNSLYVLSVAARRGVRAGYTASAGVWCGDTVLMTLSAAGVASLLQANSVLFGIVKYAGAGYLSWLAIGMLRAAWQMWRSRSRPVTADHAEEAAPASGERPFRRAFVVSLLNPKAILFFVAFFVQFVDPGYAYPALSFLVLGTFAQIASFLYLSALIFSGTRLSSAFRRRKRLAATATSAAGALFLGFALKLSLSSA; this is encoded by the coding sequence ATGCTGGGTGTCACCGATCTGCCGACCTACCTCGCCGGTCTTGTCCTCATCGTCCTCCTTCCGGGGCCGAACTCCCTCTACGTGCTGTCCGTCGCCGCCCGCCGTGGAGTCCGCGCCGGTTACACCGCATCCGCCGGGGTGTGGTGCGGGGACACCGTGCTCATGACGCTGTCGGCGGCCGGAGTCGCTTCCCTGCTCCAGGCCAACTCCGTGCTCTTCGGCATCGTGAAATACGCGGGTGCCGGTTATCTCAGCTGGCTTGCGATCGGCATGCTGCGAGCCGCCTGGCAGATGTGGCGGTCCCGCAGCCGCCCGGTGACGGCCGACCACGCCGAGGAGGCGGCACCCGCCTCGGGCGAACGGCCCTTCCGCCGGGCCTTCGTGGTCAGTCTGCTCAACCCGAAGGCGATCCTGTTCTTCGTCGCGTTCTTCGTTCAGTTCGTCGATCCCGGATACGCCTACCCGGCGCTCTCCTTCCTCGTCCTTGGCACCTTCGCGCAGATAGCGAGCTTCCTCTACCTCAGTGCGCTGATCTTCAGTGGAACTCGGCTCTCGTCCGCCTTCCGCCGCCGTAAGCGCCTGGCAGCCACGGCCACTTCGGCGGCAGGCGCACTGTTCCTGGGCTTCGCGCTCAAGCTGTCGCTGTCGAGCGCCTGA